One Microvirga thermotolerans DNA window includes the following coding sequences:
- a CDS encoding LacI family DNA-binding transcriptional regulator: MQRVTMMDVAKLARVSPSTVSLYLRRPSAVSPSAGQEIDRAISTLGYVPNLVAGGLAAASSKVVSIIVPSIRNAFFAETVSALQSELAADGLQVLLGHSEYAEDQEEALVRTALSWAPAAIVLTGLSHSAGTRKLLQASGIPVVEMWELGGKPIDMAVGFSHPQVGATAARHLLSKGRRSLAFLGARMQEDHRAEKRASGFAEAARAGGVSACEVLNHPGAATVEAGSLLLNRALQQVSGLDGIACSNDLIALGALFECQRQGIAVPDEIAVMGFGDLSFSASCIPSLTTIRPSGELIGKEVARLILGSIHGERPEGASRIVDTGHVLIERKSS; the protein is encoded by the coding sequence ATGCAGCGGGTCACGATGATGGACGTGGCCAAGCTCGCTCGCGTCTCCCCCTCCACGGTCTCGCTCTACCTTCGCAGGCCTTCGGCCGTCTCCCCTTCGGCAGGGCAGGAGATCGACCGCGCCATCTCCACGCTGGGCTATGTCCCGAACCTCGTGGCGGGCGGCCTCGCGGCGGCCTCCTCGAAGGTCGTCAGCATCATCGTCCCCTCGATCCGCAATGCCTTCTTCGCCGAGACGGTCTCCGCCCTCCAGTCGGAGCTGGCCGCGGACGGCCTCCAGGTCCTTCTCGGCCACAGCGAGTATGCGGAGGACCAGGAGGAGGCTCTGGTGCGCACCGCCCTGTCATGGGCGCCGGCCGCCATCGTCCTGACCGGACTGTCCCACAGCGCAGGAACCCGGAAGCTCCTGCAGGCGAGCGGCATCCCCGTCGTCGAGATGTGGGAGCTCGGCGGGAAGCCGATCGACATGGCGGTGGGCTTCTCGCACCCGCAGGTCGGCGCGACGGCGGCCAGGCACCTCCTCTCGAAGGGGCGGCGCTCTCTCGCCTTTCTCGGCGCGCGCATGCAGGAGGATCACCGGGCCGAGAAACGTGCGAGCGGCTTTGCCGAGGCGGCCCGGGCGGGGGGCGTCTCGGCCTGCGAGGTCCTCAATCACCCCGGCGCGGCGACGGTGGAGGCCGGATCCCTCCTGTTGAACCGCGCCCTCCAGCAGGTTTCCGGCCTCGATGGAATCGCCTGCTCCAACGACCTCATCGCCCTGGGCGCCCTCTTCGAATGCCAGCGGCAGGGCATCGCGGTGCCGGACGAGATCGCCGTGATGGGCTTCGGCGACCTCAGCTTCAGCGCCTCGTGCATCCCCTCCCTGACGACCATCCGCCCCTCCGGGGAACTGATCGGCAAGGAGGTCGCCCGGCTGATCCTCGGCAGCATCCACGGCGAGCGGCCCGAAGGAGCCTCCCGCATCGTCGACACCGGCCACGTCCTGATCGAGCGGAAAAGCTCGTAG
- a CDS encoding helix-turn-helix domain-containing protein, whose amino-acid sequence MPSLRTVPSAHRPAPRPVAPLPAPPPVPPALEDLFSLQPIESSAAGTALFWEEDAADHAFQILEGCLRLYSILPDGRRAITGFAFSGEILGLSFRGAYPYTAEAITGVRFRRLGQGRLAAAGGSDVVRPQLLARIYDEICAAQRLVVILGQLNAEERVASFLLSAAVRTGADRANPVAIELPMSRLDVADHLGLTIETVCRVFSKLKRDGLLRTEGRHRVLLPCIQALRVLAGEESGTTPSQPNVSVRHAAVWPQRPVFVS is encoded by the coding sequence ATGCCTTCCCTTCGCACGGTCCCCTCGGCGCACAGACCGGCGCCAAGGCCCGTCGCGCCCCTGCCTGCCCCTCCGCCCGTGCCGCCGGCTCTGGAGGACCTGTTTTCCCTTCAGCCCATCGAGAGCTCCGCGGCAGGCACCGCCCTCTTCTGGGAAGAGGACGCGGCGGACCATGCCTTCCAGATCCTGGAGGGATGCCTGCGGCTCTACAGCATCCTGCCCGACGGGCGGCGGGCGATCACGGGCTTCGCATTCTCCGGCGAGATTCTGGGCCTCTCGTTCCGCGGCGCCTATCCCTACACCGCCGAGGCCATAACGGGCGTGCGCTTCCGCCGCCTGGGCCAGGGCCGGCTTGCCGCCGCAGGCGGCTCGGACGTCGTGCGCCCCCAGCTCCTCGCCAGGATCTACGACGAGATCTGCGCGGCGCAGCGTCTCGTCGTCATTCTGGGGCAGCTCAACGCAGAGGAGAGGGTGGCCAGCTTTCTGCTGTCGGCCGCCGTCCGCACCGGCGCCGACCGGGCGAACCCGGTGGCCATCGAGCTTCCCATGAGCCGCCTGGACGTGGCGGACCACCTCGGCCTGACGATCGAAACCGTATGCCGGGTGTTTTCCAAGCTGAAGCGGGACGGACTGCTCAGGACCGAGGGACGGCACAGGGTGCTGCTGCCCTGCATCCAGGCGCTGCGGGTGCTCGCGGGCGAGGAGAGCGGCACCACGCCTTCGCAGCCGAACGTGTCGGTTCGGCATGCGGCGGTCTGGCCGCAGCGGCCGGTCTTCGTATCCTGA
- a CDS encoding hybrid sensor histidine kinase/response regulator, producing the protein MVCADTGQPPPLIRTRRTVQETGAPANGHGSGWSQLIFDQTVIGIELVDPEGRLLDVNATLCDMLGYDRDELVGRAVADLIHPEDLPPVRLLTSQLLKGEIPKYRIEKRYLRKDGTHLWVRVTSSRIETSGSPAHRLSMVENISDLKQAEETQRISEGRFRTLAELSPDGILINAGGRFTYANRAALRLLGARLPEEVLGHSPFEFLPPERHEPTRERIALVLQGHYAPIIEMDFIRTDGSRIPVEVTAGPVSWDGRAAVQILLRDLTERKQQETARQIVEAALRARTAEWETLVQTAPVAVWFTYDPDLREVRANRFATELLGLPPVYNQSPSTGQPVEPRNYRLMKNGVQIVPEQLPLRRALRGEDVRGEECEAHFDDGRVVSLLYNSAALRGAGGEIIGAISTAVDITARKQSEAALREREARLRSILETVPEALITIDEEGTIESFSRSAEALFGYGAEEVIGSNVRILMPPPYREQHDGYLRRYRETGQRRIIGIGRVVSALRKDGTVFPIELAVGEVRVGDRSIYTGFIRDLTASQKIEQQLRQAQKMEAVGQLTGGIAHDFNNLLTVILGNLEMLELHLENDRQLNLLREARETAEHGAKLTEHLLAFGRRQPLQPKVVDVRRLLDDMMPLLKRTLGEAVQVKSRFESGLWSVLVDPNQLQNAILNLAINARDAMPRGGKLTIAAQNAELDQHYAANEPEVHAGRYVMISVSDTGVGMTREVQERAFEPFFTTKEVGAGSGLGLSMLYGFIRQSNGHVALYSEPGHGTTIRMYLPKAMDSEDAAGETPAAESPQDFLGQGETVLAVEDEPRVRRTLVARLQSLGYKVLDAPNGQAALAVFEANPGIDLLFTDMVMPGGMTGLDLANAVRERRPDIGLLFTSGYAEPEDLVRGDISAMRWLRKPYTTLELARTLREILDRRNACERRPP; encoded by the coding sequence ATGGTCTGTGCCGATACAGGGCAGCCTCCTCCTCTGATCCGCACACGCCGGACCGTCCAGGAAACCGGCGCCCCGGCGAACGGCCATGGAAGCGGCTGGTCCCAGCTGATCTTCGATCAGACGGTGATCGGAATCGAGCTGGTCGATCCCGAGGGGCGGCTTCTCGACGTCAACGCCACCCTCTGCGACATGCTGGGTTACGACCGCGACGAGCTGGTCGGGCGCGCCGTCGCCGATCTCATCCACCCGGAGGACCTGCCGCCGGTCAGGCTGCTGACCTCGCAGCTCCTCAAGGGAGAAATTCCGAAATACCGCATCGAGAAAAGGTACTTGAGAAAGGATGGAACCCATCTCTGGGTCCGCGTGACGTCCTCGCGCATCGAAACCTCCGGCAGCCCTGCCCACCGGCTCTCGATGGTGGAGAACATCAGCGACCTCAAGCAGGCGGAGGAAACACAAAGAATCAGCGAAGGGCGCTTCCGGACCCTCGCCGAACTCAGCCCTGACGGCATCCTCATCAATGCCGGCGGCCGGTTCACCTACGCGAACCGGGCCGCCCTGAGACTTCTGGGAGCACGCTTGCCCGAGGAGGTTCTCGGCCATTCTCCGTTCGAATTCCTGCCGCCCGAACGCCACGAACCGACGCGCGAGCGCATCGCGCTCGTCCTTCAGGGGCACTATGCCCCGATAATCGAGATGGACTTCATCAGGACCGACGGGTCGCGCATTCCCGTCGAAGTGACGGCCGGTCCGGTTTCGTGGGACGGAAGGGCGGCGGTCCAGATCCTCCTGCGCGATCTTACGGAGCGCAAGCAGCAGGAAACCGCCCGCCAGATCGTCGAGGCGGCGCTTCGGGCCCGGACCGCGGAGTGGGAGACCCTGGTCCAGACCGCCCCCGTGGCGGTGTGGTTCACGTACGATCCCGATCTGCGGGAGGTGAGGGCGAACCGGTTCGCGACCGAGCTGCTGGGCCTGCCGCCCGTCTACAATCAATCGCCCTCCACCGGCCAGCCCGTGGAGCCGCGGAATTACCGCCTCATGAAGAACGGCGTCCAGATCGTGCCGGAACAGCTCCCCCTGCGCCGGGCGCTGCGGGGAGAGGATGTCAGGGGCGAGGAGTGCGAGGCGCATTTCGACGACGGGCGCGTGGTCTCCCTGCTCTACAACTCGGCGGCGCTTCGGGGCGCAGGCGGCGAGATCATCGGCGCCATCTCCACCGCTGTCGACATCACGGCGCGCAAGCAATCGGAAGCCGCCCTGCGGGAGCGGGAGGCCCGCCTGCGCTCCATCCTGGAGACGGTTCCGGAAGCTCTCATCACCATCGACGAGGAGGGCACCATCGAGTCCTTCAGCCGCTCGGCCGAGGCCCTCTTCGGATACGGGGCCGAGGAGGTCATCGGCTCCAACGTGCGCATTCTCATGCCTCCCCCCTATCGCGAGCAGCACGACGGCTATCTGCGGCGCTATCGCGAGACCGGGCAGAGGCGCATCATCGGGATAGGGCGCGTGGTCAGCGCCCTCCGGAAGGACGGAACGGTCTTTCCGATCGAGCTCGCAGTGGGCGAAGTCCGGGTCGGGGACCGGTCGATCTACACCGGCTTCATCCGCGACCTCACGGCGAGCCAGAAGATCGAGCAGCAGCTGCGTCAGGCCCAGAAGATGGAAGCGGTCGGGCAGCTCACCGGCGGCATCGCCCACGACTTCAACAACCTGCTCACGGTGATCCTCGGCAATCTCGAGATGCTCGAGCTTCACCTGGAGAACGACCGGCAGCTGAATCTCCTGAGGGAGGCGCGCGAGACGGCCGAGCATGGCGCCAAGCTGACCGAGCACCTGCTGGCCTTCGGCCGCAGGCAGCCGCTGCAGCCGAAGGTCGTCGACGTCAGGCGCCTGCTCGACGACATGATGCCGCTTCTCAAACGGACGCTGGGCGAGGCCGTCCAGGTGAAGAGCCGCTTCGAAAGCGGCCTCTGGAGCGTTCTCGTCGACCCGAACCAGCTCCAGAACGCGATCCTGAACCTTGCGATCAATGCGCGCGACGCCATGCCCCGCGGCGGCAAGCTCACGATCGCGGCGCAGAATGCGGAACTGGACCAGCACTACGCCGCCAACGAACCGGAGGTGCACGCGGGCCGCTATGTCATGATTTCGGTCAGCGACACCGGCGTGGGCATGACGCGGGAAGTGCAGGAGCGCGCCTTCGAACCGTTCTTCACGACGAAGGAGGTCGGGGCCGGGAGCGGCCTCGGCCTCTCCATGCTCTACGGCTTCATACGGCAGTCGAACGGCCATGTGGCGCTCTACAGCGAGCCGGGGCATGGCACGACGATCCGCATGTACCTGCCGAAAGCCATGGATTCGGAGGACGCCGCAGGGGAGACTCCGGCGGCCGAATCGCCGCAGGACTTCCTGGGGCAGGGCGAGACCGTTCTGGCCGTCGAAGACGAACCGCGCGTCAGGCGCACCCTGGTCGCCCGCCTCCAGAGCCTCGGCTACAAGGTCCTCGATGCCCCCAACGGACAGGCCGCCCTCGCGGTCTTCGAGGCCAACCCGGGAATCGACCTCCTTTTCACCGACATGGTCATGCCCGGCGGCATGACCGGCCTCGATCTCGCGAATGCCGTCCGCGAGAGACGCCCGGACATCGGCCTCCTCTTCACCTCGGGCTATGCGGAGCCGGAGGACCTCGTGCGCGGAGACATTTCCGCCATGCGGTGGCTGAGAAAGCCTTATACGACCCTCGAACTTGCGCGGACGCTGAGAGAGATCCTCGACAGGCGGAATGCCTGCGAGCGCCGCCCGCCCTGA
- a CDS encoding DUF1476 domain-containing protein: MRPFRETLSMTLFSDREHAFEEMFAHDQEARFRALARRNRMLGEWAAERLGLKGDQAAAYRNEIGRSVVASVVDESLVKRIAGDFEAFGLAIAPEQIREKMAELMTAATEQVRATPW; this comes from the coding sequence ATGAGGCCGTTTCGGGAGACGCTCTCCATGACCCTTTTCAGCGACCGTGAACATGCATTCGAGGAGATGTTCGCCCACGATCAGGAGGCGCGCTTCAGGGCGCTGGCGCGCCGCAACAGGATGCTCGGAGAATGGGCGGCCGAACGACTCGGCCTCAAGGGGGACCAGGCGGCCGCCTACAGGAACGAGATCGGCCGGAGCGTCGTCGCCTCCGTCGTCGACGAAAGCCTCGTCAAGCGGATCGCCGGGGATTTCGAGGCCTTCGGCCTTGCCATTGCGCCGGAGCAGATCCGCGAGAAGATGGCCGAACTGATGACGGCCGCGACGGAACAGGTCCGCGCGACCCCCTGGTAG
- a CDS encoding phasin family protein yields the protein MPTVNKSASHTFTLSGLPFPGGNGPVLANGLEAWLSATAECQREFVAFMSKRLEKDRDLIRDLQSSRDPARTADIQARWLGECVRDYSSQVSRVMAIYMRSIDGELGREGSKEPSNSER from the coding sequence ATGCCGACCGTGAACAAATCCGCATCGCACACCTTTACCCTGTCCGGCCTGCCGTTCCCGGGCGGGAACGGTCCCGTTCTTGCGAACGGCCTGGAAGCCTGGCTGAGCGCGACGGCAGAGTGCCAGAGAGAGTTCGTCGCGTTCATGTCGAAGCGTCTGGAGAAGGATCGGGATCTTATTCGCGATCTGCAGAGCAGCCGCGATCCCGCCCGGACCGCGGACATCCAGGCCCGCTGGCTCGGGGAGTGCGTCCGAGACTATTCCTCGCAGGTGAGCAGGGTGATGGCGATCTACATGAGGAGCATCGACGGAGAGCTGGGGCGCGAGGGTTCGAAGGAACCGTCGAACTCTGAGCGCTGA
- the atpC gene encoding ATP synthase F1 subunit epsilon has translation MADILFELVSPERILFSGAVRAVMMPGSEGDMTVMSGHEPAIVALQPGIIVVTDVQGHGHRAFVRGGIAEVTGGSVTILAERALPPEELSRESLEEEIVRMETIREATRDDAARRNADAAIARLQQVKATLSF, from the coding sequence ATGGCCGATATCCTGTTCGAACTGGTGTCCCCGGAGCGGATTCTCTTCTCCGGCGCGGTCCGGGCGGTGATGATGCCGGGGTCGGAGGGCGACATGACGGTGATGTCGGGCCATGAACCGGCCATCGTCGCGCTCCAGCCGGGAATCATCGTCGTCACCGACGTGCAGGGGCATGGACACCGCGCCTTCGTGCGCGGCGGCATCGCGGAGGTCACCGGCGGAAGCGTGACCATTCTGGCGGAACGCGCCCTGCCGCCCGAGGAACTCTCGCGCGAGAGCCTCGAGGAGGAAATCGTGCGCATGGAAACCATCCGCGAGGCAACGCGGGACGATGCCGCTCGACGGAACGCCGATGCCGCCATCGCCCGCCTGCAGCAGGTGAAAGCAACGCTCTCGTTTTGA